Within the Setaria viridis chromosome 3, Setaria_viridis_v4.0, whole genome shotgun sequence genome, the region tagtttttgctacgtatctagacgtAATATATATCTAGTTGTATAAGAAAATTTAGgattcgttttaatttttctagttatatagcttttgctatgtatctagacgtaatatatatctagttgcatagaaaaaattagaacgaagggagtacacAAGTGTGTGTATATAGACACACACATCTCCTATGActttcaataaaaaaatatctcctATATAGGAAAAGCAGCAATCAACAAAATAAACTAAGGATAATAACATCAAAGATTAAACAATTAGCAAGGCAAGGGCTGCTCCCAGGATCGGAGACACGGAGATAACAATTCACATCGTGCGCTTCAACGAGTGGACGCAACAGCATCATCCGATCGATACACAATTATTCTGTGTTCCCAATGATCCTGATCAATGATTAGCAGCGGCGTACCGGTGGCATCATATCGTCCTACAAAAACAATGCATGTGAAGAGAAGCAGCTGCTAGCTAGATAACTTCAATTTGCAAGACGCTTGTAGCTTCTCCCAGTATTATCTTATTGTTACCTGCACGCGGATCAGGCAGCATCTTTGAGCCTCAGACGTCCTACCATACCCTTGTGCCTCCAGGCTCCAGGTGCCGACGAGAGAGATCACACTCGCCGTGCGCAGGGGCGAAATTTCCTCTGAAACTTTCACCAAACAAAATTGGCCGGCGATCGAGGAGGTCgtctagcaggctagcagcaggccagcagcgtCCGTGCGGCGATCATGGGCGGCACGCGTCAACCACTAGCTATGTGCATGCAAAGACTTTTTAGGAGTTCCTCTTCAGGATCGGAATTCAATAGTTTCACATGAACGTTTTCATATAACATTCTTAAATACGAGTATTATATATTATACGTCATgttgtcttttttttaaaaaaaaaaaccttttcGTCTGGCCCATGAGGAACCGCATGTGGACGTAAAGCTCAAACACGTGCCATGTTAAATGTGGGAAAAAACTCTTTCACTTCTAATATAAAATTTCATTTTTTGAAGTTGAACCATAGATACGTTTTCACATCCATTTAATCTTTGTGTACTTTGGAATTAGCGCAAAAAAATACTAACCATGCAttacaaatatttttctaaattttggaTATTTTTTCCGTAAACTTGgatatattttattttgaatgaaactggaacattttttttttatggaGCCGGAACAATTTTCTTGTGAAGCTAGAATATTGTCCTCCTGAACTTTTAACGATGTTCACATGAAAAAGGAACGATTTACTCTTGAACCTGGAACAATTTTCCCATGGACCTATAACAATGGTTCCACTCAATAAAAATATTGTTCCATCTAGGTGATAAAAATATCTAGGTAAAAATGTATATGATAGAATGTCATCAAAATATACTGAAATGCGATCTCATTTTAAGGATCTTGCCGTAATTAGTGTATCGGTGCAATTCTCGATTTAGACATTATGGCTCTTTAAGTTTTAAAGTAGTTTGTGTTGCTTTGCTGGtgatataagaaaaaaaaatctatggtCTATTAATTTTTAATTGTTTAAGATTAATAGAGATTTTCTTATAAAAACATGCGAGCAAGTGAGGGGCATAAATTGATGTGTTGTTGAAGTCGGGGACAAAAATCGTGCGTGCCATATATAATAGGCCTCCTAGGGCCTTGATTTTGCGTTAGACTATTCACGGCGGTAGTGGTTGGCGGGAGATCAAGATAGATGAAGTGCCAACAATTTCTAATGGTCAGCAAGGGAGGATCAACGAGGATATCCCAAAGACGGAGAAGGGGTAAATTATACGTCTCACCAGAAAAGAACAAGGAGACTTAGTAAAAAGTTGGATCACATAGGTGAAAGGGTGGTGGCATGGCATTCTCCAACGTCAAGGGGGGGAAGGAGCAACGACACTAGAATGTATTGAGTAGATCCAGAAAGGCAAACTCCTAATAGAAAAAGGAGATAAAGAGGTGAGTTGTTGGATATGTTTATCTAATGGCGAAAATGAtgaattagaaggattaaaatGCACCGGCGGTATATGAACTTGACAACGAGTGCCATCCAGGTTCCAAAACTTCCAAAATGCACATTCGGAtccccaaacttgctaattggTTCACGTGAGGGCCAAATCACTGTTACCCACGTTAAACTACCTAAGTGGCATGCTGATTGGACGGTGACGATGACGCCAGGAAGTTTAACGCGGGTAACGGTGATTTGGACCTCACGTGAAccaattagcaagtttggggaCTTGGATGTTGCATTTTGGGAGTTTGGGGATCTGGATGACACTCGTTGTCAACTTCATGTACCGCAGATGCATTTTGGGAGCGGATAAGATTGTGCAAATTTTTTATCTAGGGGTGAACTGGATTTTGAAGCTAGAGAAGTGCATGGGATGTAGTTGTACAAGAATCAAGGTTGTAACAAATGCAAACCCTATACATTTAAACCCGTATTTTGGATTACACAATGTTATGTCAATGTTTGTGCATGATTTTACTTACCCAAATGCTTGGTTAGAACCTTTTGTTGCACTATCACTTTTGCTCTTGATTCATGTGACCTTGGTACTTATGCCATGTGTCATGACTAACTGCTTAACTAGTTAGCCACAATTAGCTTTAGTAGAAGTCGTAGTGTGCCACTATCAAGTCGCTACTAGCTTTATACAGTGCCACATTACACTATAGTCATCTACCAGCTCGCTCATATAATAGTTGACTATTAATCTATATTATAAAATTAATACATGCCCCGCCTCATTCTCTCACAAAAGCTTTGTTGGAGCGCGTGTCTCCACCAGCTCTTAGCTGGCTCTAAGCATACAAGCCGTTTATCTTCTCTTCTTCCCTCTTTCCTCCACCTTATCACTAATATGACGTGTCAATGTCATTTTATTATAATTgttccatcaacccgtgctcctgcAAGGGCTAATGTTTTCAAaatttattgtatttaaaaattatttagaaattaaaattctagctaataatcaaatttTTTTACATActactctctctttttttcaatacttcaacataatactaatatagatgtgtacttatctttgtccagttgtgattgattttaattagtaattactctatacaccttttcatccacattcacacttaaTTTGCAATAATGCGAGAGGCGAACGATGGGAATTGAACCCGCGTGTGGCGGATTTACAATCCActgccttgatccacttggcTACATCCGCCCCTTATCCAACTAAaagattttctctttttttcattcatcattattcTATTTATTCTGACATCCATTCCTCGATTGAGATAGTGGACATAGGATGCCACTCTTTAAAATGAAAAAAGGAGTAATCAGCTAtaacataaaaaaaacaaattcttTGTATCGCACCttcatacattgtgtttagcataaaaatcaatatttttttaccaCTTCCTCAAGTATATGTATAAATAGCttacatggtgacactcatcatgcatatataccttaacttagtatttctacattaacaatgacataaataggtatttagaatcatatattacttTACTTTTGAATATTTCtttatgatgcacatgaagataattagattaagatttaaatGTTTACTTTTTAACTTACATATAAATTTATAATGACATTTTAACTTatctttataatgatatgcatgagtaaattggacgaagattatggggttactttataTAATTGTTTATAATTACAGAGctcagtaatttagatatatgtttagggtttattttagaatattttcataataatagTTGTGAGTAACTTTTTAGGAAATATAATAGagcaatgactatgattattagagtttacaggattgatgtttgatgtttccaatttttgtgagaatttcttggatttgtattttttttagcatGTCCCGTCTtcgatgaaaaaaaaataatgacacATTGCTACAAACTATTACCTTGAACTaactctcatttgttaaatattcgaacataacacttatatagatatatacttattattttcATCTGATTGTGAtaaattttagttagtaattactctataatgttttcatccacatttataatctttaacttttcacgaGCTATAATTTGAATATagaaatttatattctcatcacttcctctatatctttataaatggtgacacacataaTGTGGATatatcttaattattatatcatataccaatagtgtaagaaatagacgatttagaatcatgtaacgctgtatatttttaattaaggtgatttggattaaaATTTAGGGTTACCTAATGTTGTTTTTAATAATggtatatgtgggtaatatagatgcaaatttaaagggttactttaagttatttttaagtaatagtggtgggcaatttagttgcaaatttaggaggttattttaaattatttttataatgacataagtgggtaattttcatgaatattaggggttactttagtttattgaATATAATGATAGAggtaggtaatttagatatagatttaggggatTATTTTAGGCTAATTTTATAATGgtaaaggtgggtaatttttttaaaaaattacataatagatccaatggctatgatgatttgagtataccgattgatggctagatgtttcacttttttttgaaaaattctaggatttctttccttttcctagAGTATCCACCTCCTGAAGGTTTCAAAAGGAGTCTCAGTTAATAATTGTAAGATTGCTCTAAATTATACATGTGGAGATGAATATGCTAAGATTATACCATTTCCTTGATTTGGTAATGAAATTGTGTTGCTCCCGGTCTGGAAGATCACGAGTCCTATGAAAGAAAGTTATCCGCATGCACGCGCCTGCCAATATACTTGCAAGTGTGAAACAAGTGTCATCGGATCCATCGCTTGGTAACCATGTGTAATATCGGATAGCCCGGGCGAGCGCATGGGTCGCCCTCGTCCCCACCTCTTCCTGCAAACCCATCCATCACTGGCCTcggctcctgctgctgctgcggtagGTGGCGCGTCGCTCTTCCTTAACTGCTCGCCCAcctctcttctccttcctccatcccacGCACACAAGCAGCAACAGTTCGTGCTAGCTTGTGCTCCGACCTCCAACTCCCTATCCTCTCCGCTCTGCTCGCCCGCGCCAAGGcacaggagcagcagcagcgtgcgCTCCATCCTGCTCCACCTGTCGCCGCGCGGCGCTCGGATGTCAGTTCCTGCCACGCGACGCGAGTTCTTCTTCGATTCGAGCCAGCCGTGCATGGGTGCTGATGATGATGCCTGTGTGATTCTCTCACCTGCAGGATCGGGCCGGGCGACGAGCTGGCCGAGCTGCTCTGGGACAACGGGCCGGCGCtgaggagggcgccgccgccgttccaaCCCTTCACCTgcagcgccgccggcagcagcagGGCCCACGAGCTCaagcgccacgccgccgctgccgccggcatgGCCTCCGTACCGCTCGGGGCGCACGACGCCGGCGGGTTCCCcgtccacgacgacgacgacgccgtgcCGTGGCTGCATTGCCCCGTCatcgtcgacgacggcgacacGGCGCCGCTGCCCCCGGAGTACTGCGCCGGCCTGCTGTCCGAGTACCCGGgcctccccggcgccgcgccgcccgcctcccccCACCACGGCGCGGCCgtcccggcctcccgcgccgcgccgccggaggcCGCGGCCAAGCAGGCCCCGCCGAGCGCCGGTGAGGGCGTCATGAACTTCACCTTCTTCTCGCGTCCCCTGCAGCAGCGGCCGCaggcgtccgccgccgcggccccgaGCAACCCCGTCGAGTCCACGGTCGTGCAGGCGGCGACGAACCGGCTGCGGAGCACCCCGCTGTTCTCGGAGCAGAGGATGGCGTGGCTGCAGCCGCCCAAAGCGCCGCGCGCCACGGCGGCAGGGGCACCTCCTGCCCCCCAGGCGCCTCTGCCCCCAGAGCTCCGCCACGGAGAAGCCGCCACGGTGACTCAACGCAGGTTGCAGCCGGAAGCGAGGGCTCCCGATGCGGCCGCGGGACcggcggcggtgaccacctcgtcGGTCTGCTCCGGCAACGGTGACCGGAGCCAGCCCAAGAGGAGCAGCCACCACCAGCTCCCGGACTGCTCCGTCAGCCCGGACGAGGTAGCATGCGCATGGCCGACCACCTATTGGCCATTGTTGATTCAAACATCGGGCTTCCTGAATTCCTGATCGCAACGCCTCTCTGGCTGCAGGACCTCGACGACGAGGGCGGCGCGACGAGGAGGTCGGAGTCGCGGAGCAACAAGCGGAGCCGCACCGCCGAGGTGCACAACCTATCGGAGAGGGTACGCACGGGGCACTGCTCGGTCGATCCACGTCTCTGCCAATGCGCGCACGCCATGCAAGTGATCCTCATGAGATGTGAATTGAAAATTGCTGTGACCTTGCATTGCAGAGGAGACGAGACCGGATCAACGAGAAGATGCGCGCCCTGCAGGAGCTCATCCCCAACTGCAACAAGGCACACGCCACTGACACCTTGATCCTAAAATGGAATCCATCCAGTTGCTTCATTCGTCTGGCACACGCCACTAACACGCTTGCTTCTGTTGCAGATCGACAAGGCGTCGATGCTGGAGGAGGCGATCGAGTACCTGAAGACCCTGCAGCTGCAGGTGCAGATGATGTCGATGGGGACGGGTCTGTGCGTGCCGCCGATGCTGCTGCCGGCGATGCAGATGCCGCACCCCATGGCGGCGCACTTCCCCCACCTCGGCATGGGGCTGGGGTTCAGcatgggcgcggcggcggcagccttcGACATGGCCCGCGCTGCCGGCGTGCACTTCCCGTGCCCTCCGATGGCAATGCCGCCAGGGCCGATGTTCGGCGTGCCCGGGCaggcgatgccgccgccggccgccgcggcgttcgCTCACAtggccaccgcgccgcccgAGCAGATGGAAGTTGCTCCTGCACGGCGAGGAGCAGAAGCGGACCAACCGCCGGTTCCCGTCGTCACACAGGTAGCTGCAAGGATCAGTGTCCTGCAATGCGCTTCGGTCTCTGTATTTCCTGTGCCAGTAACCCATCAAAACGCCATTTTGATGTGCTTCTTAACAGGGcgatcagaagcagcagcatccGAAGCAGACGTGAAGGTGACGAGGCGCTCCGCATGTTGTTGCAGATCGCGCGCGTTGAGCTAGGCGGCAGTCGGCTGGTCGCTCTGTTTCCTCTGAATTTGGCTGCTCCATCGATGCGTGTCTGAAGAAGCGTAGGCATGCAGTAGGCTCGGTTCTGAACAAACATTTTTACCTAGCCTGCTAACGTCGCATCTCAGCTGTAATTTGCCTGTAGATTGTAAGAGAatttaaggggtgtttggttacaCGGACTAATAAAGTTTAGtctttagatactaattaggagtattaaacatagactaattacaaaaccaattgcacagacggagtctaattcgcgagacaaatttactaagactaattaatttactgtagcatcacattgtcaaatcatggactaattaggcttaatagattcgtctcgcaaattaacctccatatgtgcaattggttttataattagctcatatttagtcctcctaataagtatctaaatattcgatgtgatagtgactaaattttagttcatgGAATCAAACAACCCGTGCTCGTGGAATGTATCGCGTGAGAGGTTGGATGTAGTAAGTTGTGGTGTTTCATGAGCAAAACGTCGGCTCAGAAGTTGGCTGTCAAGAACTCTAAATTTTCCTGCTCCGGGATCTCAGTGTGGAGCAAATTGGAAAGCTGTTCGGTTTGCTGCTGCTAAATCCTTCTGAAGCCGTTTCATCCGTGGCAACCACTCGCACTGCATCGCACCCAATCTAATCGAGGCAGGGATGGATGGATTTTGCCAGAGAGAGACAGGAGGAGAGCTATCAAGCGTGCGTATGGGCGCATATACATCATGCATGTATTCATTCGTGTCTCCATACAATACAAGCGACGCAATACAGCCTGCTAGTTCTACATGATGGGTGTTCATCTCTTGCCGTTGTGCATCTCTGGGCTGTAAAGCGCAAGCGACACATGTACGGAGCTGATCGAGCTCTCGCTCCGGTACCCCCGGCCTGCCCGAGATGGATCATCACACacactgcagctgctgctgcagtagTTACCTGTGACCCTGAGACCTGAACAGTGAGTGTCTGAACTCTTCTGAGTGATCCGTGCAAGAGGATAAGGCGGGCACAGTGCCTGCTGTCGGGGCGGATGCGGATTCAATTCCTGGCATCAATTCGTTCGCCGCCCTTTTCAAAGGCCTCTGCCGCCCCCAGGAGCAGTCAGGCGCCGCTCTGAACAGCTCTGACGGCGTCCATGCAAATGCAGTGCACCCGTGTCCTGGAAGCCACAACAACCCCCAGGCCTCAGTCATGATGCAGCCAGCCGGCACGAGCTCGGGCGTCAGGTCTATCTCCCTCCCCATAATGGTAATCCAGGTCTTGTCAACAAACGAATCAGCATGACGGTCATGACGCCGAGGGCTAGTTCTcacaactcccaactttgatactacgtaaaaagaagatttcccatcatattaaacttgcggtacatgcatggagtactaaatgtagacgaaatcaaaaactaactGCACAATTTTgctgtactttgcgagacgaatcttttgagcctaattagtcaatatttgaataataattcacaaatacaaacgaaacgctacagtgtactACAGTGCTACATTAGTAATTTTACATCTTCAAAgttaggcaactaaacaagacacAATGCTGGTGAACTGTGAACATATGATCCTGATCTTGGTTAGCCTCCCCCTCATCTCCTCGAACGAGATAAGCAGCTAGCGTGATGCTATCATCGCCTACTGTCGTTTCGGAACGAAAGGGCCGCGTGTGCCTTTGGTCGCATCATCTACAGAGATGTCGCGGCCGAGTGGAGCAACGCAACGCAGAGACTGCACAGCATGTGCAGTGCAGCGACCGGTGCGGGCTCGCTGAAGATTGGCCAGAAAAGGAAGCTCACGTGCTTGCTTTTCGGCGCGATCGAGCAGAAGGCACATGATCATCCTGGACCTGGAATACAGAGACGGATTTGGACGTCTGAAATCCGAATCAACTAATTCGAAAAAACGTTAATATGGATATCCGAATTCGTATTCGTTTTTAATGTGGATGTTAAATGGATGTATCTAGATTCGtatttgataaaaatatgaaatatccgATATTTTCCGTATCCACAAAGAATAAAGTACCCAATAAAGCCATCTAAgcttatttatattactataaatactaattacaaattatGTTAATTCtaatattgctaataaaataattatttagacCATTTaaacttttaaaaaaattatctatATGACAAATGCCTGATATATAGTCataaagtttaattaattttaatataaCTAATCATATTAATTAAATACATTATATTATGTATTAAATGAATAATCATTTTTAAATGTATCAAtgaagttattttttttattaaatgagatatatatttatgtaaatacttattattattattaaatgatatatatttatgaaaatacttattttatatttattttgatatatttaattatttattattaaacACATTATTTTTAATAAGATATCTATCCATTTACTCCCTACTTGTAACATGATTTTTAATCAATTATAAGATCATctataaaataaaattaatacTCGTTATGACGCTATGTTATAAGTCGAGTAAGTATCCGAATGCAAATCCGAATTTGAACTATTCATTCGTTTTGTATTCATATTTGATAATATCCATATTCGTATTGGAATTTAAATTAAAATATGATAAATAGTACTATCCTAATTTGATTCCATTTTGATTCTATGCGTATTATCGCTACCTGTAGCCTCCCGCAAGTCCCGTTTGAATGCTTGATGGGCTCGTCTCGTTCGCGTGGAAGCAAGAGGAAGAGGGTGACGCTGATTGTGATGCTGATGCAGTGATGCGGCAGCCAGTCAACGACGTCGGCGTCAGTGGAGTCCGTACGGCACGAGGTTCCTGACAGCGCGCATCACATCGTCAAAGAAAAGCAGCCAGATGCCACATGCCAGGGCCGGCGGCAGAGCAGCATGCTGCATGCATCCCGGTGCCAGTTCTCGTGCTGCAACCCAGACGACACCCGGTGGATCTTcttcgcctccgccggcgggcACCATACACGCGCTCGCCGCAGGGAGGGTTTTCGCTGCCGGCGCTCGGCGGTCGACGGCTTGGGTACGGTGGCGGTCGCCGTTCAGTTTGGACGGGTGGGCCGATGTCTTTCCTGGGAACGCAAGAGGCCCACTAATGGCCTGCCACGCTGCTACTGACTGGGCCTCCTGCTGCCTGTGCTGGCAGAGTTCGCTCGCGTCCTCTCGGCCCAAAAATAGCCCATGGGCTGCGACGCGTAGCGACGGCTCCCCCCTCCTCCTGTGCTCCGCGCGAGGGAGACAGGCGCACCAACGAGCGCAcgcccccaccaccgccgcacGCGCACTcatcagcgccaccgccgcgccgcaccGAAAGCGAAGCGGGGGGAATGCGCGATCGCCTCCGCgcccaccccctcctccccgctACTCCTCCTCCCGTG harbors:
- the LOC117847462 gene encoding transcription factor APG, encoding MGRPRPHLFLQTHPSLASAPAAAAVGGASLFLNCSPTSLLLPPSHAHKQQQFVLACAPTSNSLSSPLCSPAPRHRSSSSVRSILLHLSPRGARMIGPGDELAELLWDNGPALRRAPPPFQPFTCSAAGSSRAHELKRHAAAAAGMASVPLGAHDAGGFPVHDDDDAVPWLHCPVIVDDGDTAPLPPEYCAGLLSEYPGLPGAAPPASPHHGAAVPASRAAPPEAAAKQAPPSAGEGVMNFTFFSRPLQQRPQASAAAAPSNPVESTVVQAATNRLRSTPLFSEQRMAWLQPPKAPRATAAGAPPAPQAPLPPELRHGEAATVTQRRLQPEARAPDAAAGPAAVTTSSVCSGNGDRSQPKRSSHHQLPDCSVSPDEDLDDEGGATRRSESRSNKRSRTAEVHNLSERRRRDRINEKMRALQELIPNCNKIDKASMLEEAIEYLKTLQLQVQMMSMGTGLCVPPMLLPAMQMPHPMAAHFPHLGMGLGFSMGAAAAAFDMARAAGVHFPCPPMAMPPGPMFGVPGQAMPPPAAAAFAHMATAPPEQMEVAPARRGAEADQPPVPVVTQGDQKQQHPKQT